Proteins encoded together in one Sander lucioperca isolate FBNREF2018 chromosome 17, SLUC_FBN_1.2, whole genome shotgun sequence window:
- the LOC116049022 gene encoding uncharacterized protein LOC116049022 isoform X2 — MAFGFCLSVTFLLSVWTTAKCDQIPNEGLHVECRDRYFMIAVELFFTGNEPSFEAVDETGVYPITEQYAAKCGYSVSVLPPLEHVELRASYFSCHTDNKEDEVFTFNFNLIVTHKGKEVTYALNKTCSPSLPWSPREVTCEVNYMEVSVRSDVACPTGTKEDDWDALFKTAYASATSDWQVMFQSVQQELMPISLKTAKKHGYAFDLTDGRLVFRAPYGQPDSFSTEVNGVPVEVVHATLFSRHSWVLIMVDLVAACSMHKGSYDNIGYIMWETPDVLHLLSGLQRMQVNIGVNGELVEQPVAEERGYIVKQHNSTVEISIPYNAEGGYRKSIVSGNLYEFYIFHLYLEQIAVDEDHVDTRLRIHRTLATPLLTRPVFTENRTVPEERTFTVYLGDVPEDVELAAVHLNGQKFTVPFTNTSSHNITKVVSPNHTHGYTLRVPFEDPVVMQQLIKDATMQHRLDINYTLTVLPENEPFYQLASVMALTDASPPPFDAVCSESGISFKLDHQPIYYLWEISIGSELLTSELATKHGYVMSNNSQRLLLEVPLFTHGYKYKDITLKGFFGTFELLMRDHETEVQNSIVKTCQFSATELIVCSADGRITVVADLPSVITSEGVPARTNLVDKNCGPKEMDSTRALFSFPINSCGSTVKLGKEYVTYENEIFFSNKLHAPADSSNDFDRVTMQCTYPLAGLLSVYRFESDTAGVGRIVHSAHSTQGLLSPTIKPTTVLQTPLSTQRGVSVQPAYRPSAQYIQVSGFPSVSKNVTGFPNNVSKNVPGFPGNVSGFPNDVSKNVPGFPGNVSSFPNNVSEKVSIKPTTVLQTPESATRCTRRCFSMRPAFRPSAQYIKLSGFPNGVSKKVSINATTVLQTPESATRCTRRCFSMRPAFRPSAQYIKVSGLPNDVSKNASGLPNDVSKNASGLPNDVSKNASGLPNDVSKNASGLPNDVSKNASGLPNDVSKNASGLPNDVTKVSIKPTTVLQTPESATRCTGRYIKVSDFLNDVSKKVSGFLNDVSTTASGFLNDVSTTASGFLNDVSTTASGFLNDVSRE, encoded by the exons ATGGCTTTTGGGTTTTGCCTTAG TGTGACATTTCTCCTGTCTGTGTGGACAACTGCAAAATGTGATCAGATTCCCAATG AAGGTCTTCATGTGGAGTGTCGTGATCGTTACTTCATGATAGCCGTTGAGCTCTTCTTCACTGGGAATGAACCTTCCTTTGAGGCTGTTG ATGAGACAGGTGTGTACCCCATCACTGAGCAGTATGCAGCAAAATGTGGCTACAGTGTCAGTGTTTTACCTCCATTGGAACATGTGGAGCTCCGGGCCTCTTACTTCAGCTGCCACACTGACAACAAG GAGGATGAAGTGTTCACATTCAACTTCAACCTGATTGTGacacacaaaggaaaggaaGTCACCTATGCTTTGAACAAGACctgttctccctctctcccctggTCTCCCAGAGAGGTTACCTGTGAGGTCAACTACATGGAA GTGTCTGTGAGGAGTGATGTGGCCTGTCCAACTGGGACAAAGGAGGATGACTGGGATGCTCTCTTCAAAACG GCCTATGCCTCAGCCACTTCAGATTGGCAGGTGATGTTTCAGAGTGTGCAGCAGGAGCTGATGCCCATTAGCCTTAAAACGGCTAAGAAGCATGGATATGCATTTGACTTGACGGATGGAAGGCTTGTATTTCGTGCTCCGTATGGACAACCTGACTCATTCAGCACTGAG GTGAATGGTGTTCCAGTAGAGGTGGTCCATGCAACACTATTCTCCAGACATAGCTGGGTTTTAATTATGGTTGACCTGGTGGCTGCTTGCTCCATGC ATAAAGGATCATATGACAACATTGGCTACATTATGTGGGAGACTCCTGATGTGCTGCATCTGTTGTCTGGTCTACAAAGGATGCAGGTCAACATTGGAGTCAATGGTGAACTTGTGGAGCAGCCAGTTGCAGAAGAGAGAGGCTACATTGTGAAGCAGCACAACTCCACAGTCGAGATCAGCATCCCCTATAATGCTGAAGGAGGATACAGGAAG AGCATTGTGTCTGGGAACCTCTATGAGTTCTACATCTTTCATCTCTACTTGGAGCAAATCGCAGTGGATGAGGATCATGTTGACACCAGACTTCGCATTCACAGGACACTGGCCACTCCCCTGCTGACACGCCctgttttcactgaaaaca GAACAGTTCCTGAGGAGCGCACATTCACGGTCTACCTCGGGGATGTCCCTGAAGACGTCGAGTTGGCTGCAGTTCATTTGAATGGACAGAAATTTACAGTTCCATTTACAAATACAAGCAGCCACAACATCACAAAAGTTGTTTCTCCCAACCACACTCATGGCTACACTCTGAGGGTGCCTTTTGAGGACCCTGTTGTCATGCAGCAG TTAATCAAAGATGCAACGATGCAGCACAGGCTGGACATCAACTACACACTGACCGTTCTGCCTGAAAATGAGCCTTTTTACCAACTAGCATCAGTGATGGCGTTAACTGATGCCT CTCCTCCACCCTTTGATGCTGTCTGTTCTGAGTCTGGCATCAGCTTTAAACTGGACCACCAGCCTATTTACTACCTGTGGGAGATCAGTATCGGCTCAGAGCTGCTGACATCAGAGCTGGCAACTAAGCACGGCTACGTCATGAGCAACAATAGCCAGAGACTGCTGCTCGAGGTGCCGCTCTTCACTCATGGCTACAAGTACAAG GACATTACGTTGAAGGGCTTCTTCGGCACTTTTGAGCTCCTCATGCGGGATCATGAAACAGAGGTCCAAAATTCAATTGTCAAGACTTGTCAGTTCTCTGCTACTGAACTCATTG TGTGTTCGGCTGATGGCAGGATAACTGTGGTGGCTGACTTGCCTTCGGTCATCACAAGTGAAGGAGTTCCTGCTAGAACCAACCTGGTAGACAAAAACTGTGGACCCAAAGAGATGGACAGCACCAGGGCTCTCTTCTCTTTTCCAATCAACAGCTGTGGATCCACAGTAAAG CTTGGTAAGGAGTATGTGACGTATGAAAATGAGATTTTCTTCAGCAACAAGTTGCATGCTCCAGCTGACTCCAGCAATGATTTTGACAG GGTGACAATGCAGTGTACATATCCTCTGGCTGGACTTCTCTCAGTATACAGGTTTGAGTCTGACACAGCTGGTGTTGGTCGTATTGTGCATTCTGCACACTCCACTCAAG GTCTACTGAGTCCCACCATTAAGCCCACTACAGTGCTTCAAACACCATTGTCCACTCAAAGAGGTGTTTCAGTTCAACCTGCTTACCGACCTTCTGCTCAGTATATCCAAGTATCCGGCTTTCCAAGCGTCTCGAAGAACGTAACCGGCTTTCCAAACAACGTCTCGAAGAACGTACCCGGCTTTCCAGGGAACGTATCCGGCTTTCCAAACGATGTCTCGAAGAACGTACCCGGCTTTCCAGGGAATGTATCCAGCTTTCCTAACAATGTCTCAGAGAAAGTATCCATTAAGCCCACTACAGTGCTTCAAACACCAGAGTCCGCTACCAGATGCACCCGAAGATGTTTTTCAATGCGACCTGCTTTCCGGCCTTCTGCTCAGTACATCAAATTATCCGGCTTTCCAAACGGTGTCTCAAAGAAAGTATCCATTAACGCCACTACAGTACTTCAAACACCAGAGTCTGCTACCAGATGCACCCGAAGATGTTTTTCAATGCGACCTGCTTTCCGGCCTTCTGCTCAGTACATCAAAGTATCCGGCCTTCCAAACGACGTCTCGAAGAACGCATCCGGCCTTCCAAACGACGTCTCGAAGAACGCATCCGGCCTTCCAAACGACGTCTCGAAGAACGCATCCGGCCTTCCAAACGACGTCTCGAAGAACGCATCCGGCCTTCCAAACGACGTCTCGAAGAACGCATCCGGCCTTCCAAACGACGTCTCGAAGAACGCATCCGGCCTTCCAAACGACGTCACGAAAGTATCCATTAAGCCCACTACAGTGCTTCAAACTCCAGAGTCCGCTACCAGATGCACCGGAAGATACATCAAAGTATCCGACTTTCTAAACGATGTCTCAAAGAAAGTGTCCGGCTTTCTAAACGATGTCTCAACGACAGCGTCCGGCTTTCTAAACGATGTCTCAACGACAGCGTCCGGCTTTCTAAACGATGTCTCAACGACAGCGTCCGGCTTTCTAAACGATGTCTCAAGAG AGTAA
- the LOC116049022 gene encoding uncharacterized protein LOC116049022 isoform X1, with protein MAFGFCLSVTFLLSVWTTAKCDQIPNEGLHVECRDRYFMIAVELFFTGNEPSFEAVDETGVYPITEQYAAKCGYSVSVLPPLEHVELRASYFSCHTDNKEDEVFTFNFNLIVTHKGKEVTYALNKTCSPSLPWSPREVTCEVNYMEVSVRSDVACPTGTKEDDWDALFKTAYASATSDWQVMFQSVQQELMPISLKTAKKHGYAFDLTDGRLVFRAPYGQPDSFSTEVNGVPVEVVHATLFSRHSWVLIMVDLVAACSMHKGSYDNIGYIMWETPDVLHLLSGLQRMQVNIGVNGELVEQPVAEERGYIVKQHNSTVEISIPYNAEGGYRKSIVSGNLYEFYIFHLYLEQIAVDEDHVDTRLRIHRTLATPLLTRPVFTENRTVPEERTFTVYLGDVPEDVELAAVHLNGQKFTVPFTNTSSHNITKVVSPNHTHGYTLRVPFEDPVVMQQLIKDATMQHRLDINYTLTVLPENEPFYQLASVMALTDASPPPFDAVCSESGISFKLDHQPIYYLWEISIGSELLTSELATKHGYVMSNNSQRLLLEVPLFTHGYKYKDITLKGFFGTFELLMRDHETEVQNSIVKTCQFSATELIVCSADGRITVVADLPSVITSEGVPARTNLVDKNCGPKEMDSTRALFSFPINSCGSTVKLGKEYVTYENEIFFSNKLHAPADSSNDFDRVTMQCTYPLAGLLSVYRFESDTAGVGRIVHSAHSTQGLLSPTIKPTTVLQTPLSTQRGVSVQPAYRPSAQYIQVSGFPSVSKNVTGFPNNVSKNVPGFPGNVSGFPNDVSKNVPGFPGNVSSFPNNVSEKVSIKPTTVLQTPESATRCTRRCFSMRPAFRPSAQYIKLSGFPNGVSKKVSINATTVLQTPESATRCTRRCFSMRPAFRPSAQYIKVSGLPNDVSKNASGLPNDVSKNASGLPNDVSKNASGLPNDVSKNASGLPNDVSKNASGLPNDVSKNASGLPNDVTKVSIKPTTVLQTPESATRCTGRYIKVSDFLNDVSKKVSGFLNDVSTTASGFLNDVSTTASGFLNDVSTTASGFLNDVSRGARGSSNAKVTP; from the exons ATGGCTTTTGGGTTTTGCCTTAG TGTGACATTTCTCCTGTCTGTGTGGACAACTGCAAAATGTGATCAGATTCCCAATG AAGGTCTTCATGTGGAGTGTCGTGATCGTTACTTCATGATAGCCGTTGAGCTCTTCTTCACTGGGAATGAACCTTCCTTTGAGGCTGTTG ATGAGACAGGTGTGTACCCCATCACTGAGCAGTATGCAGCAAAATGTGGCTACAGTGTCAGTGTTTTACCTCCATTGGAACATGTGGAGCTCCGGGCCTCTTACTTCAGCTGCCACACTGACAACAAG GAGGATGAAGTGTTCACATTCAACTTCAACCTGATTGTGacacacaaaggaaaggaaGTCACCTATGCTTTGAACAAGACctgttctccctctctcccctggTCTCCCAGAGAGGTTACCTGTGAGGTCAACTACATGGAA GTGTCTGTGAGGAGTGATGTGGCCTGTCCAACTGGGACAAAGGAGGATGACTGGGATGCTCTCTTCAAAACG GCCTATGCCTCAGCCACTTCAGATTGGCAGGTGATGTTTCAGAGTGTGCAGCAGGAGCTGATGCCCATTAGCCTTAAAACGGCTAAGAAGCATGGATATGCATTTGACTTGACGGATGGAAGGCTTGTATTTCGTGCTCCGTATGGACAACCTGACTCATTCAGCACTGAG GTGAATGGTGTTCCAGTAGAGGTGGTCCATGCAACACTATTCTCCAGACATAGCTGGGTTTTAATTATGGTTGACCTGGTGGCTGCTTGCTCCATGC ATAAAGGATCATATGACAACATTGGCTACATTATGTGGGAGACTCCTGATGTGCTGCATCTGTTGTCTGGTCTACAAAGGATGCAGGTCAACATTGGAGTCAATGGTGAACTTGTGGAGCAGCCAGTTGCAGAAGAGAGAGGCTACATTGTGAAGCAGCACAACTCCACAGTCGAGATCAGCATCCCCTATAATGCTGAAGGAGGATACAGGAAG AGCATTGTGTCTGGGAACCTCTATGAGTTCTACATCTTTCATCTCTACTTGGAGCAAATCGCAGTGGATGAGGATCATGTTGACACCAGACTTCGCATTCACAGGACACTGGCCACTCCCCTGCTGACACGCCctgttttcactgaaaaca GAACAGTTCCTGAGGAGCGCACATTCACGGTCTACCTCGGGGATGTCCCTGAAGACGTCGAGTTGGCTGCAGTTCATTTGAATGGACAGAAATTTACAGTTCCATTTACAAATACAAGCAGCCACAACATCACAAAAGTTGTTTCTCCCAACCACACTCATGGCTACACTCTGAGGGTGCCTTTTGAGGACCCTGTTGTCATGCAGCAG TTAATCAAAGATGCAACGATGCAGCACAGGCTGGACATCAACTACACACTGACCGTTCTGCCTGAAAATGAGCCTTTTTACCAACTAGCATCAGTGATGGCGTTAACTGATGCCT CTCCTCCACCCTTTGATGCTGTCTGTTCTGAGTCTGGCATCAGCTTTAAACTGGACCACCAGCCTATTTACTACCTGTGGGAGATCAGTATCGGCTCAGAGCTGCTGACATCAGAGCTGGCAACTAAGCACGGCTACGTCATGAGCAACAATAGCCAGAGACTGCTGCTCGAGGTGCCGCTCTTCACTCATGGCTACAAGTACAAG GACATTACGTTGAAGGGCTTCTTCGGCACTTTTGAGCTCCTCATGCGGGATCATGAAACAGAGGTCCAAAATTCAATTGTCAAGACTTGTCAGTTCTCTGCTACTGAACTCATTG TGTGTTCGGCTGATGGCAGGATAACTGTGGTGGCTGACTTGCCTTCGGTCATCACAAGTGAAGGAGTTCCTGCTAGAACCAACCTGGTAGACAAAAACTGTGGACCCAAAGAGATGGACAGCACCAGGGCTCTCTTCTCTTTTCCAATCAACAGCTGTGGATCCACAGTAAAG CTTGGTAAGGAGTATGTGACGTATGAAAATGAGATTTTCTTCAGCAACAAGTTGCATGCTCCAGCTGACTCCAGCAATGATTTTGACAG GGTGACAATGCAGTGTACATATCCTCTGGCTGGACTTCTCTCAGTATACAGGTTTGAGTCTGACACAGCTGGTGTTGGTCGTATTGTGCATTCTGCACACTCCACTCAAG GTCTACTGAGTCCCACCATTAAGCCCACTACAGTGCTTCAAACACCATTGTCCACTCAAAGAGGTGTTTCAGTTCAACCTGCTTACCGACCTTCTGCTCAGTATATCCAAGTATCCGGCTTTCCAAGCGTCTCGAAGAACGTAACCGGCTTTCCAAACAACGTCTCGAAGAACGTACCCGGCTTTCCAGGGAACGTATCCGGCTTTCCAAACGATGTCTCGAAGAACGTACCCGGCTTTCCAGGGAATGTATCCAGCTTTCCTAACAATGTCTCAGAGAAAGTATCCATTAAGCCCACTACAGTGCTTCAAACACCAGAGTCCGCTACCAGATGCACCCGAAGATGTTTTTCAATGCGACCTGCTTTCCGGCCTTCTGCTCAGTACATCAAATTATCCGGCTTTCCAAACGGTGTCTCAAAGAAAGTATCCATTAACGCCACTACAGTACTTCAAACACCAGAGTCTGCTACCAGATGCACCCGAAGATGTTTTTCAATGCGACCTGCTTTCCGGCCTTCTGCTCAGTACATCAAAGTATCCGGCCTTCCAAACGACGTCTCGAAGAACGCATCCGGCCTTCCAAACGACGTCTCGAAGAACGCATCCGGCCTTCCAAACGACGTCTCGAAGAACGCATCCGGCCTTCCAAACGACGTCTCGAAGAACGCATCCGGCCTTCCAAACGACGTCTCGAAGAACGCATCCGGCCTTCCAAACGACGTCTCGAAGAACGCATCCGGCCTTCCAAACGACGTCACGAAAGTATCCATTAAGCCCACTACAGTGCTTCAAACTCCAGAGTCCGCTACCAGATGCACCGGAAGATACATCAAAGTATCCGACTTTCTAAACGATGTCTCAAAGAAAGTGTCCGGCTTTCTAAACGATGTCTCAACGACAGCGTCCGGCTTTCTAAACGATGTCTCAACGACAGCGTCCGGCTTTCTAAACGATGTCTCAACGACAGCGTCCGGCTTTCTAAACGATGTCTCAAGAG GAGCCAGAGGGTCATCCAACGCTAAAGTGACTCCATAA
- the LOC116049022 gene encoding uncharacterized protein LOC116049022 isoform X3: MAFGFCLSVTFLLSVWTTAKCDQIPNEGLHVECRDRYFMIAVELFFTGNEPSFEAVDETGVYPITEQYAAKCGYSVSVLPPLEHVELRASYFSCHTDNKEDEVFTFNFNLIVTHKGKEVTYALNKTCSPSLPWSPREVTCEVNYMEVSVRSDVACPTGTKEDDWDALFKTAYASATSDWQVMFQSVQQELMPISLKTAKKHGYAFDLTDGRLVFRAPYGQPDSFSTEVNGVPVEVVHATLFSRHSWVLIMVDLVAACSMHKGSYDNIGYIMWETPDVLHLLSGLQRMQVNIGVNGELVEQPVAEERGYIVKQHNSTVEISIPYNAEGGYRKSIVSGNLYEFYIFHLYLEQIAVDEDHVDTRLRIHRTLATPLLTRPVFTENRTVPEERTFTVYLGDVPEDVELAAVHLNGQKFTVPFTNTSSHNITKVVSPNHTHGYTLRVPFEDPVVMQQLIKDATMQHRLDINYTLTVLPENEPFYQLASVMALTDASPPPFDAVCSESGISFKLDHQPIYYLWEISIGSELLTSELATKHGYVMSNNSQRLLLEVPLFTHGYKYKDITLKGFFGTFELLMRDHETEVQNSIVKTCQFSATELIVCSADGRITVVADLPSVITSEGVPARTNLVDKNCGPKEMDSTRALFSFPINSCGSTVKLGKEYVTYENEIFFSNKLHAPADSSNDFDRVTMQCTYPLAGLLSVYRFESDTAGVGRIVHSAHSTQGLLSPTIKPTTVLQTPLSTQRGVSVQPAYRPSAQYIQVSGFPSVSKNVTGFPNNVSKNVPGFPGNVSGFPNDVSKNVPGFPEKVSIKPTTVLQMRPAFRPSAQYIKVSGLPNDVSKNASGLPNDVSKNASGLPNDVSKNASGLPNDVSKNASGLPNDVSKNASGLPNDVSKNASGLPNDVTKVSIKPTTVLQTPESATRCTGRYIKVSDFLNDVSKKVSGFLNDVSTTASGFLNDVSTTASGFLNDVSTTASGFLNDVSRGARGSSNAKVTP, from the exons ATGGCTTTTGGGTTTTGCCTTAG TGTGACATTTCTCCTGTCTGTGTGGACAACTGCAAAATGTGATCAGATTCCCAATG AAGGTCTTCATGTGGAGTGTCGTGATCGTTACTTCATGATAGCCGTTGAGCTCTTCTTCACTGGGAATGAACCTTCCTTTGAGGCTGTTG ATGAGACAGGTGTGTACCCCATCACTGAGCAGTATGCAGCAAAATGTGGCTACAGTGTCAGTGTTTTACCTCCATTGGAACATGTGGAGCTCCGGGCCTCTTACTTCAGCTGCCACACTGACAACAAG GAGGATGAAGTGTTCACATTCAACTTCAACCTGATTGTGacacacaaaggaaaggaaGTCACCTATGCTTTGAACAAGACctgttctccctctctcccctggTCTCCCAGAGAGGTTACCTGTGAGGTCAACTACATGGAA GTGTCTGTGAGGAGTGATGTGGCCTGTCCAACTGGGACAAAGGAGGATGACTGGGATGCTCTCTTCAAAACG GCCTATGCCTCAGCCACTTCAGATTGGCAGGTGATGTTTCAGAGTGTGCAGCAGGAGCTGATGCCCATTAGCCTTAAAACGGCTAAGAAGCATGGATATGCATTTGACTTGACGGATGGAAGGCTTGTATTTCGTGCTCCGTATGGACAACCTGACTCATTCAGCACTGAG GTGAATGGTGTTCCAGTAGAGGTGGTCCATGCAACACTATTCTCCAGACATAGCTGGGTTTTAATTATGGTTGACCTGGTGGCTGCTTGCTCCATGC ATAAAGGATCATATGACAACATTGGCTACATTATGTGGGAGACTCCTGATGTGCTGCATCTGTTGTCTGGTCTACAAAGGATGCAGGTCAACATTGGAGTCAATGGTGAACTTGTGGAGCAGCCAGTTGCAGAAGAGAGAGGCTACATTGTGAAGCAGCACAACTCCACAGTCGAGATCAGCATCCCCTATAATGCTGAAGGAGGATACAGGAAG AGCATTGTGTCTGGGAACCTCTATGAGTTCTACATCTTTCATCTCTACTTGGAGCAAATCGCAGTGGATGAGGATCATGTTGACACCAGACTTCGCATTCACAGGACACTGGCCACTCCCCTGCTGACACGCCctgttttcactgaaaaca GAACAGTTCCTGAGGAGCGCACATTCACGGTCTACCTCGGGGATGTCCCTGAAGACGTCGAGTTGGCTGCAGTTCATTTGAATGGACAGAAATTTACAGTTCCATTTACAAATACAAGCAGCCACAACATCACAAAAGTTGTTTCTCCCAACCACACTCATGGCTACACTCTGAGGGTGCCTTTTGAGGACCCTGTTGTCATGCAGCAG TTAATCAAAGATGCAACGATGCAGCACAGGCTGGACATCAACTACACACTGACCGTTCTGCCTGAAAATGAGCCTTTTTACCAACTAGCATCAGTGATGGCGTTAACTGATGCCT CTCCTCCACCCTTTGATGCTGTCTGTTCTGAGTCTGGCATCAGCTTTAAACTGGACCACCAGCCTATTTACTACCTGTGGGAGATCAGTATCGGCTCAGAGCTGCTGACATCAGAGCTGGCAACTAAGCACGGCTACGTCATGAGCAACAATAGCCAGAGACTGCTGCTCGAGGTGCCGCTCTTCACTCATGGCTACAAGTACAAG GACATTACGTTGAAGGGCTTCTTCGGCACTTTTGAGCTCCTCATGCGGGATCATGAAACAGAGGTCCAAAATTCAATTGTCAAGACTTGTCAGTTCTCTGCTACTGAACTCATTG TGTGTTCGGCTGATGGCAGGATAACTGTGGTGGCTGACTTGCCTTCGGTCATCACAAGTGAAGGAGTTCCTGCTAGAACCAACCTGGTAGACAAAAACTGTGGACCCAAAGAGATGGACAGCACCAGGGCTCTCTTCTCTTTTCCAATCAACAGCTGTGGATCCACAGTAAAG CTTGGTAAGGAGTATGTGACGTATGAAAATGAGATTTTCTTCAGCAACAAGTTGCATGCTCCAGCTGACTCCAGCAATGATTTTGACAG GGTGACAATGCAGTGTACATATCCTCTGGCTGGACTTCTCTCAGTATACAGGTTTGAGTCTGACACAGCTGGTGTTGGTCGTATTGTGCATTCTGCACACTCCACTCAAG GTCTACTGAGTCCCACCATTAAGCCCACTACAGTGCTTCAAACACCATTGTCCACTCAAAGAGGTGTTTCAGTTCAACCTGCTTACCGACCTTCTGCTCAGTATATCCAAGTATCCGGCTTTCCAAGCGTCTCGAAGAACGTAACCGGCTTTCCAAACAACGTCTCGAAGAACGTACCCGGCTTTCCAGGGAACGTATCCGGCTTTCCAAACGATGTCTCGAAGAACGTACCCGGCTTTCCAG AGAAAGTATCCATTAAGCCCACTACAGTGCTTCA AATGCGACCTGCTTTCCGGCCTTCTGCTCAGTACATCAAAGTATCCGGCCTTCCAAACGACGTCTCGAAGAACGCATCCGGCCTTCCAAACGACGTCTCGAAGAACGCATCCGGCCTTCCAAACGACGTCTCGAAGAACGCATCCGGCCTTCCAAACGACGTCTCGAAGAACGCATCCGGCCTTCCAAACGACGTCTCGAAGAACGCATCCGGCCTTCCAAACGACGTCTCGAAGAACGCATCCGGCCTTCCAAACGACGTCACGAAAGTATCCATTAAGCCCACTACAGTGCTTCAAACTCCAGAGTCCGCTACCAGATGCACCGGAAGATACATCAAAGTATCCGACTTTCTAAACGATGTCTCAAAGAAAGTGTCCGGCTTTCTAAACGATGTCTCAACGACAGCGTCCGGCTTTCTAAACGATGTCTCAACGACAGCGTCCGGCTTTCTAAACGATGTCTCAACGACAGCGTCCGGCTTTCTAAACGATGTCTCAAGAG GAGCCAGAGGGTCATCCAACGCTAAAGTGACTCCATAA